Proteins co-encoded in one Bremerella sp. TYQ1 genomic window:
- a CDS encoding DUF1559 domain-containing protein, whose amino-acid sequence MRSSLFARRGFTLVELLVVIAIIGVLIALLLPAVQQAREAARRMQCSNQLKQLGLALHNYHDTYGSFVPRKQGTNNPGYGSGNERLTNAGRQSGFIGLLPFIEQNAMYEQIGAGDGSTAPWGPYPWMGWGPWNNAPDMLRCPSATGSAEPYMVNYMFSAGDSINSTKDSQNLRGVFQAVRGVAMRDITDGTSNTIAMSERLITNFNLGSRTGSIPVKEGTATGFSGLGSNPSQCVASANGNFYANPSTVKGRTGWRWSDGQMEKVGFNTILPPNAPSCIDGSDSNGDGTNNIMPPTSNHPGGAMGLSCDGSVKFIPDTIDTGNLTAGQTTSARSPYGVWGAMGSKAGGEAYSGS is encoded by the coding sequence ATGCGATCTTCGTTGTTTGCCCGCCGCGGCTTTACCCTCGTCGAGCTTCTAGTTGTGATTGCGATCATTGGTGTTCTTATTGCACTGCTGTTGCCTGCGGTTCAACAGGCACGTGAAGCAGCGCGACGAATGCAGTGCTCGAACCAACTGAAACAGCTTGGCTTGGCGCTCCACAACTACCACGACACTTACGGCTCGTTCGTTCCTCGAAAACAAGGGACCAACAATCCTGGCTACGGTTCCGGCAATGAACGCCTCACCAATGCCGGCCGTCAAAGTGGCTTTATTGGATTGCTTCCCTTCATCGAACAGAACGCGATGTACGAACAAATCGGAGCTGGTGACGGCAGCACCGCTCCCTGGGGTCCATACCCTTGGATGGGCTGGGGTCCTTGGAACAATGCTCCTGACATGCTGCGTTGTCCGTCAGCAACGGGATCTGCCGAGCCGTACATGGTCAACTACATGTTCAGTGCCGGTGATTCGATCAACAGCACCAAAGACTCGCAAAACCTACGGGGTGTTTTCCAGGCCGTTCGAGGTGTCGCCATGCGAGACATTACTGACGGCACAAGCAATACGATTGCCATGAGCGAGCGTTTGATCACAAACTTCAATCTTGGCTCGCGCACCGGAAGCATTCCTGTGAAGGAAGGTACCGCAACAGGTTTCTCCGGCCTGGGCTCTAATCCCTCTCAGTGTGTCGCAAGTGCCAACGGCAACTTCTACGCGAATCCATCGACCGTCAAGGGGCGCACCGGATGGCGTTGGTCGGACGGACAGATGGAAAAGGTCGGCTTCAACACGATCCTTCCTCCGAACGCTCCGTCGTGCATTGACGGTTCTGACTCCAATGGCGACGGAACCAACAATATCATGCCTCCAACGAGCAATCACCCTGGCGGCGCGATGGGCCTGTCGTGCGATGGTTCGGTGAAGTTCATCCCTGACACGATCGATACCGGTAACCTGACCGCTGGTCAAACGACTTCGGCTCGCAGCCCTTACGGTGTCTGGGGAGCAATGGGCTCTAAAGCTGGGGGCGAGGCTTACTCCGGCAGTTAG
- a CDS encoding DUF1593 domain-containing protein, with protein MVKSFLLAMPKDPGHGDLGKSFSYTLSQDRTSMVSNRHAVFPLLVAFGFLFGLSYHFSATAYGEDNSSRGPRLLVLTDIGGDPDDQQSMIRLMLYANQFRIEGLIASASGTPGELKKAITQPDLIREIVNAYGKVRPNLSKHESDWPTTEHLLSCIKSGNPQRGREHIGDRHDTEGSQFVIERIDAGSSSDPLNITIWGGQTDLAQALWKVQHGRGPKGYRDFISKFRVYDINDQDKIADWMHEQFPGLFYILAKAPRGKDKRLGTYRGMYLTGDVSTTSREWIEKHITAQGPLGELYPMRTWTSPNPHKCLKEGDTPAWFFFLPKGGNDPTDPAKPGWGGQFVLAEDGWYRDMSHSKGDPRETVSKWRPEFQKDFAKRMSWCIP; from the coding sequence ATGGTTAAATCGTTCTTGCTCGCCATGCCCAAAGATCCAGGGCATGGCGACTTGGGTAAAAGCTTTTCGTACACCCTCTCGCAAGATCGAACTTCTATGGTTTCTAATCGACACGCGGTGTTCCCGCTTCTGGTCGCGTTTGGTTTTCTATTCGGCCTGTCCTATCACTTTTCGGCAACTGCCTACGGCGAAGACAATAGTTCACGTGGTCCCAGGCTGCTTGTTTTGACCGATATCGGTGGCGATCCCGATGATCAGCAGTCGATGATTCGGTTAATGCTGTACGCGAATCAGTTCCGGATCGAAGGCCTGATCGCCTCAGCGTCCGGCACACCTGGCGAACTGAAAAAAGCCATCACGCAGCCAGATCTGATTCGTGAGATCGTTAATGCGTACGGTAAAGTGCGCCCCAATCTGTCGAAACATGAATCGGATTGGCCCACGACGGAACACTTGCTTTCATGCATTAAGTCTGGAAATCCACAGCGTGGTAGAGAACACATCGGCGATCGACACGACACCGAAGGTTCGCAGTTCGTCATCGAACGGATCGACGCGGGATCGTCCAGCGATCCCTTGAACATCACGATCTGGGGAGGCCAGACCGATCTTGCCCAGGCCCTTTGGAAGGTCCAGCATGGCCGCGGCCCCAAAGGCTATCGCGACTTTATCTCGAAGTTTCGCGTGTACGACATCAACGACCAAGACAAAATCGCCGACTGGATGCATGAACAGTTTCCTGGCTTATTTTACATCCTCGCAAAAGCGCCCCGAGGCAAAGATAAGCGGCTGGGCACCTATCGCGGCATGTATCTAACCGGAGATGTTTCAACGACGAGTCGTGAATGGATTGAAAAGCACATCACCGCGCAAGGACCGCTCGGAGAGCTTTATCCAATGCGGACTTGGACCAGCCCGAATCCCCATAAATGCCTCAAAGAAGGAGATACTCCCGCGTGGTTTTTCTTTCTACCGAAAGGAGGCAACGATCCGACCGATCCCGCGAAACCAGGATGGGGAGGGCAGTTTGTACTTGCCGAAGATGGCTGGTATCGCGATATGTCTCACTCGAAGGGCGATCCGCGAGAAACCGTCTCGAAGTGGCGACCAGAGTTTCAAAAAGACTTTGCCAAGCGAATGTCCTGGTGCATCCCCTAA
- a CDS encoding YgcG family protein, whose translation MIRKPRLTWLLALVVGAVFASSASAIEIELERPGEREFIRDTAEMISPEDEEKIREICDKLLTEKATPIIVITIDSMAKHGGIGLRIETFATLLFDQWGIGHAQINGQEWNTGILLLVSQQDRKARIELGAGWGRREDGLCRQIMDEQIIPRFKQGNFSGGILAGVESLDMMARKLEIPTAPRPMWHYAVGVGFVALAIFTGVSLYRRGSSGWAWAFWAVVFTVVGVILYHMATSRGSSGGGGFSGGSFGGGSSGGGGATGSW comes from the coding sequence TTGATTCGAAAGCCTCGCTTGACTTGGCTCTTGGCCCTGGTTGTCGGAGCTGTTTTCGCTTCATCGGCATCCGCGATTGAAATCGAATTAGAACGTCCCGGCGAACGAGAGTTCATTCGCGATACGGCCGAGATGATCTCGCCAGAAGACGAAGAAAAGATTCGCGAGATCTGCGACAAGCTTCTCACCGAAAAAGCGACGCCCATCATCGTGATCACGATAGATTCCATGGCCAAGCATGGAGGGATAGGACTTCGCATCGAAACGTTTGCCACACTGCTGTTCGATCAATGGGGAATCGGGCACGCCCAAATCAATGGCCAGGAATGGAACACCGGCATCTTGCTGCTGGTCTCTCAACAGGACCGCAAAGCACGTATCGAACTGGGTGCCGGGTGGGGGCGAAGGGAAGATGGCTTGTGCCGACAGATCATGGACGAACAGATCATACCTCGCTTTAAGCAAGGTAACTTTTCTGGCGGCATTTTAGCTGGAGTGGAATCGCTCGACATGATGGCACGCAAGTTGGAGATACCGACCGCGCCGCGCCCTATGTGGCACTATGCTGTCGGCGTGGGGTTTGTCGCGTTGGCGATCTTCACCGGAGTATCGCTTTATCGACGCGGTTCCAGTGGCTGGGCTTGGGCGTTTTGGGCGGTCGTCTTTACCGTTGTCGGCGTCATTCTGTACCACATGGCAACTAGCCGCGGCAGCAGCGGAGGCGGTGGCTTCAGCGGCGGGTCTTTCGGTGGTGGATCTTCAGGTGGCGGTGGTGCCACGGGGTCTTGGTAA
- a CDS encoding DUF1254 domain-containing protein, which produces MKIVLCSLLSLLLLVASSCYIQAVELTPNQAKSNAIDAYIFGYPLVTMEITRRVMTNVEKPSGTHAPMGQFARLREYPNAEFRDVTAPNADTLYTVAWIDVATEPWVLSLPDADDRYYLFPMLSGWTDVFEVPGKRTTGTKAQTYAITGPGWEGELPEGVVQYKSPTSIVWLLGRIYCTGTPEDYKAVHELQDKVNVVPLSSYGHDYSPPAGQVDPSIDTKTPVRDQVNGMTTEAYFNLLAQLMKDNPPSPADEAMVKKMAAIGLEPGKPFKMESLPTEVQAALQDVPKLAFRKILGHYADSGEDIHGWLFTTKTGLYGTDYLQRAFIAAIGLGANRPQDAIYPTSEKDPNGEAYDSQYQYVMHFPKDQLPPVNGFWSLTMYDKDYFFTKSELNRYTLSQRNDLKKNADGSVDLYIQHENPGPEKESNWLPAPEGKFVLMMRLYWPTEKSPSILDGTWEPPGVAKAE; this is translated from the coding sequence ATGAAGATCGTTTTGTGTAGTTTACTTTCACTCCTCTTGTTGGTCGCATCGAGCTGCTATATCCAGGCAGTCGAACTTACGCCGAATCAAGCCAAATCCAATGCGATCGACGCGTACATCTTTGGCTATCCGCTGGTGACAATGGAAATAACGCGACGCGTTATGACCAATGTCGAAAAGCCTAGTGGTACTCATGCACCGATGGGACAATTCGCGAGACTGCGCGAGTATCCTAATGCTGAGTTTCGAGATGTTACGGCACCCAATGCCGACACGCTTTATACGGTTGCCTGGATCGATGTTGCAACAGAGCCGTGGGTGTTAAGCCTACCAGACGCGGATGATCGCTATTACCTTTTTCCAATGCTCAGCGGATGGACAGATGTCTTTGAAGTACCAGGGAAACGGACAACGGGGACCAAAGCGCAAACTTACGCGATCACTGGACCTGGCTGGGAAGGTGAACTTCCTGAGGGAGTTGTCCAGTACAAATCACCGACAAGCATCGTTTGGCTTTTAGGTCGTATCTACTGCACTGGTACTCCGGAAGACTACAAAGCGGTCCACGAGCTTCAAGATAAAGTCAACGTTGTACCGTTAAGTTCATACGGGCACGACTATTCGCCTCCCGCTGGTCAAGTCGATCCCAGCATCGACACCAAGACTCCGGTTCGTGATCAAGTAAACGGCATGACGACCGAAGCGTACTTCAACTTGTTGGCGCAGCTAATGAAAGACAATCCGCCCTCGCCAGCTGACGAGGCGATGGTCAAGAAGATGGCGGCCATTGGGCTTGAACCAGGAAAGCCCTTCAAAATGGAATCGCTTCCAACCGAAGTTCAAGCTGCGTTACAAGACGTACCGAAACTTGCATTCCGGAAAATCCTGGGGCACTATGCCGATTCTGGAGAAGACATCCACGGCTGGCTCTTTACCACCAAGACCGGGCTGTATGGTACCGACTATCTGCAACGAGCATTCATCGCCGCGATTGGCTTGGGAGCAAATCGCCCTCAAGACGCAATCTATCCAACGTCCGAGAAAGATCCCAATGGTGAAGCGTACGACAGCCAGTATCAATACGTCATGCATTTCCCCAAAGATCAACTTCCACCGGTAAACGGATTCTGGTCGCTGACGATGTACGACAAGGATTACTTCTTCACGAAAAGCGAACTAAATCGTTACACGCTAAGTCAACGCAACGACTTGAAGAAGAATGCTGATGGCTCTGTCGATCTATACATTCAGCACGAAAACCCTGGCCCTGAAAAAGAATCGAACTGGCTGCCAGCGCCCGAGGGTAAATTCGTGTTGATGATGCGTCTGTATTGGCCTACAGAAAAATCTCCATCGATCTTGGATGGTACCTGGGAACCGCCAGGGGTTGCCAAAGCGGAATAG
- a CDS encoding aldo/keto reductase, whose amino-acid sequence MSEFSRRRFLSSVGAGTTAMVAGSLMAQQPNAGKVMPTEGPSSDRPLPKNETSQLSRYRPAHRFGLGGVAIGNGFAPTSDADAEATLEAAWDAGVRYFDTSPFYGFGLSERRFGHFLDNHSPDDYVLSTKVGRVFTATANPPNAGIWKEPSSFEYRYDYTAEGTRRSIEDSLQRLGVSQIDIVFIHDLNEGNSDLGKDWEKYFDQAVKGAMPELCKMRDEGLIKAWGLGVNQPEPALRASEESDPDIHLLATQYSLLEHEDALHNTFPKLEEKGISVVVGAPLNAGYLAGRERYHYGGDIPEWAPQKRSRVQAIAEQHGIDLRTAALQFCLGPNVVSSVIPGARNAEQIRADAQSMKVDIPEEFWTDLKRDGLIAKDAPLPKLG is encoded by the coding sequence ATGAGTGAATTCTCGAGACGCCGTTTTTTATCGAGTGTTGGTGCCGGAACGACCGCAATGGTTGCCGGTTCGTTGATGGCCCAACAGCCCAATGCAGGAAAAGTTATGCCGACGGAAGGCCCCTCCAGCGATCGCCCGCTTCCTAAAAATGAAACTTCTCAGCTATCCCGCTACCGCCCTGCCCACCGCTTCGGCCTGGGTGGTGTCGCAATCGGGAACGGCTTTGCCCCAACATCGGATGCTGATGCTGAAGCAACGCTGGAAGCCGCTTGGGACGCAGGCGTGCGGTACTTCGATACGTCTCCGTTCTACGGATTCGGACTCAGCGAACGACGCTTCGGTCATTTCCTTGATAACCATTCACCTGATGACTATGTGCTGTCGACGAAAGTGGGCCGTGTTTTCACGGCGACTGCCAATCCACCGAACGCCGGCATTTGGAAGGAACCTTCGTCGTTCGAATACCGCTACGACTATACCGCCGAAGGCACGCGACGCTCAATTGAAGACAGCCTTCAACGGCTCGGCGTTTCGCAGATCGATATCGTGTTCATTCACGACTTGAACGAAGGCAATAGCGACCTGGGCAAAGACTGGGAGAAATACTTCGACCAAGCGGTGAAGGGTGCCATGCCTGAGCTCTGCAAGATGCGCGACGAAGGCTTGATCAAAGCTTGGGGGCTCGGTGTTAACCAGCCGGAACCCGCTTTGCGAGCCAGCGAAGAAAGCGATCCCGACATTCACCTATTGGCCACGCAGTATTCGTTGCTGGAACACGAAGATGCCTTGCACAACACGTTCCCCAAGTTGGAGGAGAAAGGAATCTCGGTCGTCGTCGGTGCTCCGTTAAATGCCGGCTACCTGGCTGGACGTGAGCGTTACCATTATGGAGGTGATATCCCTGAATGGGCACCGCAAAAGCGTTCACGCGTTCAGGCAATTGCCGAGCAGCATGGCATCGACCTACGCACGGCAGCCCTGCAGTTCTGCCTCGGGCCGAACGTGGTCTCGTCCGTTATTCCAGGGGCACGCAATGCAGAGCAAATTCGTGCCGACGCTCAATCGATGAAAGTCGACATTCCGGAAGAGTTCTGGACGGATCTTAAGCGAGATGGCTTGATCGCCAAGGACGCGCCCCTACCCAAGCTTGGATAG
- a CDS encoding DUF1559 domain-containing protein: MTEAIVVSVLLILLLICVLPMQSGHEAARRMRCANHLMQLGLALHNCHDMQGYFPAAMAGTDVSTSLASGNRERLSGLVAILPELEQSELYDRIVDHRWNSETESLPWQQPLEIFRCPTSSRVKPGREPTSYAFCIGDVASGLHREGHQRGIFGCETTTRFRDITDGMSNTILMGEIGTEKGLFTAGQIAVDQPESLLDSPSFCFETRDTLPQYYAIDMPLHPEGRGAHWADGAAGPGMFSTILPPNSPNCAIGGNEAVDGFFSVGSYHPGGTQVAFADGSVRFIPDTIDVGDLTQTPPSSQDRQPRKSPFGVWGALGTRAGEESNHHDY, encoded by the coding sequence TTGACCGAAGCGATTGTCGTTTCGGTATTGCTCATCCTGCTGTTGATATGCGTGTTGCCAATGCAAAGCGGACATGAGGCGGCTCGTCGCATGCGATGTGCCAATCACCTCATGCAGCTCGGACTGGCGCTGCATAACTGTCATGACATGCAGGGTTACTTTCCTGCGGCGATGGCAGGAACAGACGTTTCTACTTCGCTTGCATCAGGCAATCGCGAGCGGCTAAGCGGTTTAGTGGCCATACTGCCTGAGTTGGAACAATCGGAATTGTACGATCGAATTGTCGATCATCGATGGAACAGCGAAACAGAATCACTCCCATGGCAGCAACCGCTCGAGATCTTTCGTTGCCCTACTTCGTCTCGCGTAAAGCCAGGGCGCGAGCCGACCAGTTATGCGTTTTGCATCGGGGACGTCGCGTCGGGTCTTCATCGAGAAGGACATCAACGAGGCATCTTCGGCTGTGAAACGACAACTCGGTTTCGTGATATTACGGACGGAATGAGCAATACGATCCTGATGGGCGAGATCGGCACGGAGAAAGGCCTATTCACCGCTGGGCAAATCGCGGTCGATCAGCCAGAGAGCTTGCTGGATAGTCCAAGCTTCTGTTTCGAGACACGCGACACGTTGCCGCAATACTACGCGATCGATATGCCACTTCATCCTGAAGGCCGTGGAGCCCATTGGGCAGATGGGGCTGCCGGGCCTGGTATGTTCAGTACCATCCTGCCACCCAATAGCCCCAATTGTGCAATCGGTGGTAACGAGGCGGTCGATGGATTTTTCTCTGTGGGAAGTTATCATCCCGGAGGAACGCAAGTAGCGTTTGCCGATGGGAGCGTACGCTTCATTCCCGATACGATTGATGTGGGAGATTTAACTCAGACGCCACCCTCTTCCCAAGACCGGCAACCACGTAAGAGCCCATTTGGCGTGTGGGGTGCCTTGGGAACGCGGGCCGGGGAAGAGTCGAATCATCACGACTACTAG
- a CDS encoding glycosyltransferase family 2 protein, whose amino-acid sequence MSVSVVVPIYNEIETIPLLYSSLHQVLANLGRDYEILFVDDGSVDGSSAKLKEVATTDPHVKVVEFRRNYGQTAAMHAGIQHASMDVVITLDGDMQNDPEDIPMMLAKIDEGYDLVHGWRKNRQDAWVNRKLPSKIANWLISKVTKFPIHDLGCTLKAIRREIAVELELYGEMHRFIPILAHQRGAKCVEVVTRHHARRFGQTKYGIGRTTRVVLDLLTVAYMQQFFTSPMKLFGRMGFACIGIAGISVLTTLGMKLIGGVDMTGNPLLLFAVLSTILGSQMFGMGLLGEVNARIYYASNGNDSYAVRSLTNFDENSPQSIKMRRQAA is encoded by the coding sequence ATGAGCGTTTCCGTTGTTGTTCCGATTTACAACGAAATCGAGACCATTCCCCTGCTATATAGCAGTTTGCATCAGGTGCTAGCAAACTTGGGACGGGACTACGAGATCTTGTTTGTTGACGACGGTTCGGTTGACGGTTCGTCCGCGAAACTGAAGGAAGTTGCCACGACCGATCCGCACGTAAAGGTAGTCGAATTTCGCCGCAACTATGGCCAAACGGCGGCGATGCACGCGGGCATTCAGCATGCTTCCATGGACGTGGTGATCACGCTCGATGGCGACATGCAGAACGATCCGGAAGACATTCCGATGATGCTCGCCAAGATCGACGAAGGGTACGATCTTGTTCATGGTTGGCGAAAGAACCGTCAAGATGCCTGGGTCAATCGAAAGCTTCCATCGAAGATCGCCAACTGGTTAATCTCCAAAGTCACCAAGTTTCCGATTCACGACTTGGGATGCACGCTAAAAGCTATTCGCCGAGAGATTGCCGTCGAGTTGGAATTGTACGGCGAGATGCACCGTTTCATTCCGATCCTGGCGCACCAGCGCGGTGCGAAGTGCGTGGAAGTGGTCACCCGTCATCATGCTCGCCGTTTCGGCCAAACGAAGTATGGAATCGGGCGCACGACACGCGTTGTACTCGACCTTCTGACGGTCGCTTATATGCAGCAGTTCTTCACGAGCCCGATGAAACTGTTCGGCCGAATGGGTTTCGCTTGCATCGGCATCGCCGGAATTAGCGTCCTGACAACACTGGGTATGAAGCTTATCGGCGGCGTCGATATGACGGGAAACCCGTTGCTGCTGTTTGCCGTACTCAGCACCATCCTTGGTTCGCAGATGTTTGGGATGGGCTTGCTGGGCGAAGTCAATGCTCGGATCTACTACGCCTCGAACGGTAACGATTCGTATGCTGTTCGCAGTTTGACCAACTTTGACGAAAACAGCCCGCAGTCGATCAAGATGCGACGGCAGGCTGCTTAG
- a CDS encoding flavodoxin has translation MAIFYGSTTGNTEGAANRMKELLGDCISQVHDVYKAKPDDVMKYDILLFGVSTWNVGEMQADWDDFLPKLEGLDLTGKKVAFFGMGDAVGYPDNYLDAMGELWETIQKLGSPELIGVWPIEGYEFDESRGLFDDNHFIGLGLDDDNQWEMTEDRIQQWLAQVVQEAGIVESA, from the coding sequence ATGGCCATTTTTTATGGGTCGACGACCGGCAATACCGAAGGCGCCGCTAATCGGATGAAAGAATTGCTCGGGGATTGCATCAGCCAGGTACACGACGTCTATAAGGCGAAGCCTGACGATGTGATGAAGTACGACATTTTGCTCTTCGGCGTTTCCACTTGGAATGTCGGTGAAATGCAAGCGGACTGGGACGACTTCCTGCCAAAGTTGGAAGGCTTGGACTTAACCGGCAAGAAGGTAGCGTTCTTTGGGATGGGAGACGCCGTCGGCTATCCCGATAACTATCTCGATGCTATGGGCGAGCTTTGGGAAACCATTCAGAAACTTGGTTCGCCCGAGTTGATCGGTGTATGGCCGATCGAAGGTTATGAGTTCGATGAATCGCGTGGACTGTTCGACGACAACCACTTCATCGGGCTTGGCTTGGACGACGACAACCAGTGGGAAATGACAGAAGATCGAATTCAGCAATGGCTTGCCCAAGTGGTCCAAGAGGCGGGCATCGTTGAGTCAGCGTAA
- a CDS encoding carboxypeptidase-like regulatory domain-containing protein has product MTLSWSCSAPFAVCAALIVLAGCGGSESLPSLGATVSGTVTYKESPIEGAMVTFLPTGEGGQGAFARTDADGKYTLSSSAGGNNGVKPGTYHVTVSKIEVPQVQLAGEDDPNYNPYAKTNAKPNNALPEKYAQQATSGLEIEVTNGANDVPLNLTD; this is encoded by the coding sequence GTGACCCTGTCTTGGAGTTGTTCTGCCCCGTTCGCAGTATGCGCTGCGCTAATCGTTCTCGCTGGCTGTGGTGGTAGCGAGTCGCTTCCTTCTCTCGGTGCCACCGTTTCTGGAACGGTGACCTATAAAGAATCCCCGATCGAAGGGGCAATGGTAACGTTCCTACCTACCGGAGAAGGGGGGCAAGGAGCCTTTGCTCGAACCGATGCGGATGGAAAATACACACTTTCCTCCTCGGCCGGGGGAAACAATGGCGTCAAGCCGGGGACGTACCATGTTACCGTCTCTAAGATTGAAGTCCCTCAGGTTCAGCTCGCAGGGGAAGACGATCCCAACTACAACCCGTACGCGAAAACGAACGCGAAACCTAATAACGCGTTGCCAGAAAAGTACGCCCAACAAGCCACCTCTGGGCTTGAAATCGAAGTCACTAACGGGGCAAACGACGTCCCTCTGAATTTGACCGACTAA
- a CDS encoding Gfo/Idh/MocA family oxidoreductase, producing the protein MKSRSLNRRQVLKASAVAGAGFWLGTSAAVKAEGPNEKLNIACIGVGGRGGANVGGVKSQNIVAVCDVDEERAGKNWTLKGAKQYHDYRKMLDEMTNEIDAVVISTPDHTHFHPASQAMQLGMHCYCEKPLAHTPWEARELTKIAKKMGVATQLGNQRHANNGMRKTAEAVQSGVVGKINEVYCFQGGSRGMPSKPTKFPSPPAHLSWDLWLGPAKERPYSDTYCPYGWRFWWDFGTGETGNWGCHVFDIPYWALGLKHASYVGLDHEVKPSDVDAERTPKSMQTYLDYKDVPTHGDVRLHWWHGGPKKEIVQKYNVPEKESFNTLFIGEKGIVTADFNGYNVHMADGKDVPESTVSIPGVGNFYSSWINACKGGPAACCDFVEYSGPIAESVLLANVAFRAAGGFDWNAEAFQASGNPRAEEFIFPDFREGWKVS; encoded by the coding sequence ATGAAGTCTCGTTCGCTCAATCGTCGTCAAGTTTTAAAAGCTTCCGCTGTTGCCGGAGCAGGTTTTTGGCTGGGGACATCTGCCGCGGTAAAAGCGGAGGGTCCCAACGAGAAGCTCAACATCGCATGTATTGGTGTCGGCGGCCGGGGTGGTGCCAATGTAGGTGGTGTGAAAAGTCAAAACATCGTTGCGGTTTGCGATGTCGACGAGGAACGGGCCGGAAAGAACTGGACGCTTAAGGGGGCCAAGCAGTATCACGACTACCGCAAGATGCTCGACGAGATGACCAACGAGATCGATGCCGTGGTCATCAGTACTCCAGACCACACGCACTTTCATCCGGCCAGTCAGGCGATGCAACTCGGGATGCACTGTTACTGCGAGAAGCCACTGGCCCATACTCCGTGGGAAGCTCGCGAGTTGACGAAGATCGCCAAGAAGATGGGCGTCGCGACGCAGCTTGGTAATCAGCGGCATGCCAACAACGGAATGCGAAAGACGGCCGAAGCAGTGCAAAGCGGTGTCGTTGGAAAGATCAACGAAGTCTACTGCTTCCAGGGAGGAAGCCGTGGAATGCCTTCCAAGCCGACCAAGTTCCCTTCCCCGCCGGCGCATCTAAGTTGGGACTTGTGGCTTGGGCCTGCGAAGGAACGCCCTTATAGCGACACTTATTGTCCTTACGGATGGCGATTCTGGTGGGACTTCGGCACCGGCGAAACCGGCAACTGGGGCTGCCACGTGTTTGATATTCCCTACTGGGCACTTGGGTTGAAGCATGCGTCGTACGTTGGTCTCGATCACGAAGTGAAGCCGAGCGATGTCGATGCGGAACGAACCCCCAAGTCGATGCAAACCTATCTCGACTACAAAGATGTTCCCACACACGGAGATGTGCGACTTCATTGGTGGCATGGCGGACCGAAGAAAGAGATCGTCCAGAAGTACAACGTTCCCGAGAAAGAAAGCTTCAACACGTTGTTCATCGGCGAGAAGGGGATCGTTACCGCTGATTTCAACGGATACAACGTTCACATGGCAGACGGCAAGGATGTGCCAGAATCGACAGTAAGTATTCCAGGAGTTGGCAACTTCTATTCCAGTTGGATCAACGCCTGCAAAGGCGGGCCTGCCGCTTGCTGTGACTTCGTTGAATACAGCGGCCCTATTGCTGAATCGGTCTTGCTGGCGAATGTCGCATTCCGTGCCGCTGGTGGATTCGATTGGAATGCCGAAGCATTTCAAGCATCTGGCAATCCACGCGCGGAAGAGTTCATCTTCCCTGACTTCCGCGAAGGCTGGAAAGTCTCGTAG
- a CDS encoding TPM domain-containing protein, with the protein MQRASQLFSPEQRQQIKEVVAEAESKTTCEIVPVVATASGRYDRAEDIVGLWLAAIAALAVWQLYPRSAEEPGTWAGISFDMGLIALLVSIVVSFLIGAALASYAGWLRRLFTPQQQMKDCVSSRAREVFFDRRVHHTSGGTGMLIYVSLFEHRAVVLADQVVLEKIGQDKLDLLCQQLTDRLKEGDATQAMRHVIQEAGKELAVVLPQKDGSTNELSDALVLID; encoded by the coding sequence ATGCAGCGAGCATCACAACTTTTCAGCCCCGAACAACGTCAGCAAATCAAAGAAGTTGTCGCCGAGGCAGAATCGAAGACAACCTGTGAAATCGTACCCGTGGTAGCAACCGCGTCTGGACGATACGACCGCGCCGAAGACATCGTCGGCCTCTGGCTGGCGGCTATTGCGGCCCTCGCCGTTTGGCAACTATATCCACGTTCCGCTGAGGAACCGGGAACATGGGCCGGCATATCGTTCGACATGGGGTTGATCGCGCTGCTGGTTTCAATCGTCGTCTCTTTTCTTATCGGTGCCGCGTTAGCCAGTTATGCTGGTTGGCTACGACGATTGTTCACGCCGCAGCAACAAATGAAGGATTGCGTTTCTTCCCGGGCTCGTGAAGTCTTTTTCGATCGGCGCGTTCATCACACTTCTGGTGGCACCGGAATGCTGATCTACGTTTCGCTGTTCGAGCATAGAGCGGTCGTGTTGGCGGACCAGGTCGTGCTGGAAAAGATCGGTCAAGACAAACTGGACCTGCTATGCCAACAGCTGACCGATCGACTAAAAGAAGGTGACGCGACCCAAGCCATGCGTCACGTTATCCAGGAAGCTGGAAAGGAGTTGGCAGTTGTGCTCCCCCAGAAAGACGGATCCACCAATGAACTATCAGATGCCTTGGTGCTGATTGACTAA